Sequence from the Maribellus comscasis genome:
ATTTAGCACTTTCAGAGTCATTTCATTATACGGATGAAAAGGTCATTCTTTATCAACACGTTATTGTCAATGAATATGAAACCCCAAAAGTTTATCGCTTTTACACCCATTTCTTTTCCGAAACAGATATTAAAAATGAACTTTTACAGTCTGGATTTAAACAGTTTAATTTTTATATTAATGTCCTTCCTGCGGGAGATTTGTGGAATGGTGAGCAGGTAATCTTCTGTGTCGTAAAAAACACAAAATAAAATGTCAACCGGAAGGACCAGATTCTTCCGGTTACTTTTTTATTGCCCCGGAAATCAACTTATAGTTAATTCCAATTTTAGCTCATTAAAGAAAATACTATTTTTGCTCGCTTAAGAATCAAACTAACCGGTATTATGAATATTTTGGTTGTACTTGCTCATCCCGATAAAAATAGTTTCAACTATACAATAGCCCAAACCTGTATAAAGCAACTAATAGAAAATGAACATTCCGTTATCTTTCACGATTTGTACCGGGAAAATTTTGATCCGGTGCTAAACACCCCTGAAATTCCCAAAAACGGAGCGGTTGATGAAATTATAAAAATGCACTGTGAAGATTTAACAAAAAGTGATGGTATTATTATCGTTCATCCCAACTGGTGGGGACAACCCCCTGCTCTCTTAAAAGGTTGGATCGACCGTGTTATCAGACCCGGAATTGCCTATGAGTTTGAAGAAGGGGATGGAGGCGAAGGAGTTCCGATTGGGTTACTAAAAGCCAAAACTGCTGTGGTTTTCAATACATCAAATACGAGTATGGATAGAGAAAATAATATCTTTTTAGACCCACTGGAAACACTCTGGAAAAACTGTATTTTTGATTTATGTGGAGTTAAAGAGTTTTATCGTAAAATGTTTCGCATAATTGTTACCAGTACAACGACGCAAAGAAAATCCTGGTTGAATGAAGTAAAAACAACGGTTAGTAGTTTTTTCCCTTTGTCGGAAAAATTTGAGTAAAAAACTTCAATTATTGTTAACTCTAACGTCAAAAGAAAACCGCACTGCAACATCTGAAAGTTTTTGTAAAAACTTCCTGAACGTAGTTCCGAACAGAAATGTTTAAATTTTATGTCCCCTCATTCCAACCCACATTGTAGCCAGGAGTAACAGCAGAACCAACAAACGAGAATTAAGCCGACAGTTTAAAATACCCAAAACTCTTTTTTTGAAAAAATTGTAGTAACTTGCAGGTAAACAAGTTGGCTTTTAGCAAAATTCCCAAATAAATTAAATAGAGTTTTGAGTGAGCAATTAAAAAAAGAGATAAGAGTAGCAGTACTTCCTTTTCATATTTTTAGCAGTGAAGAGGAGTTGAGTCCTTTAATTTTGGGATTTACAGACGACCTGATAGCAAATCTTTCTAAGTTCATCGGACTTTCTGTAATTTCTCAATTGTCGTCATACAAAATAAAAAATTCAGCTTCAGATGAAATTACCGGTATGTTGGGAGTAGACTACCTGATAACGGGAAGCTTTCGTAAATCTGTTGAGTCGGTTCGTATAAATATACAACTGAACCGAATGACGGATAAAAGTGTAATTTTCACAAAACAATACAATGATTCTCTTGACAATATTTTACAGACACAGGACACGATAATTGTCCAAATTGTAAGTATACTTCAAAAACAAATTGATTACGACATACTTTCATTTTCATATCAAAAGAAGAAAGTAGAGCTGGCTGCATATGAAAACTGGCTGCTTGGAATGAGTTATTTAAAAAAAGGATCGTTACGCTACGATTTAAAAGCGAGAAACTGTTTTGAAGAGGCACTTAAAATTGACCCATATTTTGCCAGAGCGTACTCAGGTTTATCACTCTCCTATTTTAACGAATGGAGTTGTCAGCTTTGGGATCGCTGGGATGTTAACAAAAAAGGAGCACACAATTACGCTCTGAAAGCATTGGAGTATGACGAAAACGATTACATTTCACTTACCGTTTTAGGCCGAACTTATCTTTATTCCGAAGAGTTTGAAAAAGCTGAGCATTATGTCAGAAAGTCTTTACGAATGAATCCCAACGACGCAGACAATTTAATCCAGGTTGCATTTACGCTGATGTATCTCGGGTTTGCCAATGAGTCGGTTAAACTATATGAAAAAGCAAATGAATTAAATCCTCTTCACCAGGACGATTATTTTGGCTACGGCTCAAATTTCTATTTTGAGACAGGTCAATTTGAAAAGAGCTTACATTTAGGAAAAACAGTCAGCTCACGAAATACATGGGTTGATTTTCCGGTTTACATGGCTGGTATTTACTTTCACCTGGGTGATTATGAGAATATGGAAGTTCAATGGAGATTGTTTCTTGAACGTTTTAAAAGTCATATCAATAAGGACTCGGCAATCAATGAGAGAGAAGCTTTAGTATGGCATAAAAATATAAATCCGTACAAAAAAAATACAAATTTAAAGGAGTTCTGGAATTATATCGAAAAAAAATTGGTTCAGTTTCTTTTCAGCAACAAGGCACCAAAACAAAAAAAGAAATTACAAGGTTTAAACAAAATGGAGAAATGTGGGAACTGTCGTATCAGGGAATAACTGTTTTATTGAAAGATAATAAAGGTAACCATGACATTGCGAGGCTTTTAGCGGAACCTGAAAAAGAATTTCTTTGTACCGAACTTATGGAAACAGTCCTTTGTAATGCGGATGGCATAGAGATTATTGACAGGAAAGCAAAATTAGAATATCAGAAAAGGATATTGCAGCTCCAGGCAGAGATTGATGAAGCCGAAAAAGGCAACAATCCGACAGAAACGATTCAATTGAGAGAAGAGTACGAAAATCTTATTGAACATTTATCCCAAACACTGGGACTTGCAGGCAAAAGAAGAAAAACCGGCAACTTATCAGAAAAAGCTCGCTCAGCTGTAACATGGAGAATCCGAAGTGCGATAAACAAAATTGAGAAAGTCCACTCTCCTTTATCGAAGCATCTTTCGAAATCAATTAAAACAGGCACTTTCTGTTCATACAAGCCAGAAAACCTCATTGATTGGGATATCTGAAAAACTTACAGAAAAATAACAGGCACCTTACATTGTGAGGAAAAAACTTACGCCATTAAGAGTGAAAGATAAATGTTTCACTTTTAAAAATTTTAAGTTATGCCTACTCCATTACAAATTTTATTGGACCCGATTTCTCTTATTATAATCGGAATTTATGTTGCACTGATGATTTGGGAAGCTGTTTTCCCCGCTGTTAAACTTCCTGAAATAAAATACTGGAAGTTAAAAGGACTTACCTCTTTTGGTGTATTTTTTTATCTATCGTCTTATCTTCCTCTTGCTACCGATCCTTTTCTTGAGCCTTTCCGCTTAGTCGATCTCACTGGATTTGGAACATTGGGAGGCGCTTTGGTTGGAATATTACTTTATGAGTTTGGTATTTTTGTATGGCACTGGGCAATGCACAAATACGATTTATTGTGGAGAACATTTCACCAGATGCACCACAGTGCAGAAAGACTGGATACATACGGGGCATTCTTTTTCAGCCCTATGGATATGATTGGATTTACTTTGCTGGGAAGCATTTGTTTTGCTTTGTTAATTGGAATTACACCACAAGCTATTACTGTAGTACTACTGGTCACTAACTTTTTTTCCATTTTTCAACATGCAAACATCAAGACGCCCCAATGGTTGGGATACATTATCCAACGTCCGGAAAGCCACTCAATTCACCATGGGAAAGGAATACACAAATACAACTATTCCGACCTTCCTGTTTTCGATATGATATTTGGTACTTTTCGTAATCCGAAGAGTTATGCAAATGAAACCGGATTTTATAGCGGAGCTTCCAATAAAATATGGCAAATGCTCACGTTTAAAGACATCTATTAATTTTTGTTCAAGTTAACACATCATGAAAACAATTGACAAAGAAAAACCTGGCAATATAATCCTAACTGACAGTGGGTTGGAAACAACTCTGATATACCATCACAACATCGCCCTGCCCCACTTTGCTGCGTTTATACTTTTAAATAATCCACAGCAAAAAAGTCTGCTCGACCGATATTTCAGACAACATCTGGATTTGGCGGTCAGGTATAAAACCGGGTTCGTTTTGGAAAGTGTGTCCTGGCGTGCAAACTCCGACTGGGGTTACAAACTTGGTTACCAGGATAAGGAGCTTGACTTCGTAAATCAAAAAGCAATTCGGCAGTTGTTTGCTATAAAAAATGAGTACGCCGGTTCTGTTTCACCGATTTATGTAAGTGGCTGCATCGGGCCAAGAAGCGACGGATACCAAATAAAACATAAGATGACACCGGTAGAAGCTAAAGAATATCATATTAATCAGGTTGCATCCTTCAAAAAAGCAAAGGCTGATTTCGCCTCGGCTTTAACTATGAATTATTCAGATGAAGCCATGGGGATTGTTTTGGCCGCTCGTGAAAAAAAGCTTCCGGTTGTTATTTCATTTACTGTGGAAACAGACGGAAGCTTACCCGATGGAGAAAAACTAGATGAAGCAATATCCCGAATTGATAAAGACACGCAGCAATATCCTCTTTACTATATGATTAATTGTGCCCATCCGACACATTTTGTACGCCAGTTGGTTGATGCTGACTGGACAAAAAGAATCCGCGGGATTCGGGCAAATGCTTCCTGTAAAAGCCATGCCGAACTTGACGAATCTGTTGAACTGGACAGTGGTAATAAAATTGAGTTAGCTGATTGGTACACAACAATTCGGGAGAAACTTCCAAATTTACTTGTCTATGGTGGCTGTTGCGGGACTGATATTTCACATATCGAGAACATTTGTCAAAAAATAGCTGTCTGACTGTTGTATTATTTTTCACCCTATATCGAAAAAGGAGACATTTTCTCCTTTTTCTGTCTATTAACTTTTGGTGCCGACTTTTTGAGAAACAATATTCTTTTTTTGACATTTATCAAACATTTCTCCGCAAGGCGTCCGTTACTTTTGAAAAAAAATGAATCAAAATACACCAATGGAAATCGCAACAAAAATTTTCGTCAATAGTGGCCTGATGATTCTGGCCATCATCTTTGGAATAATTTTACACAAAACCGGAAAACCCTTTCACTCGGAAACTTTTGCCATTCATAAACTGGCGACACTCGGATTTATGATTCTCACAATTATGCTGATGTTACACTTCTCAAGAAACGATGAGAGAACCGGTTTACTTGTCACATTAATAAGTTGGGCAACAGCATCTGTTTTAGTGATTATTTTATCAGGGAAAATTTTGAGTGAAGGAAAGTTTGAATCCATTATGCTCAAATTGCATAGAACTGCATCTGCGGGGCTATTGACAACAGTACTTATTTCTTTTTACAAGATTCTCTGTTTATAAAAAAATGATTTTTATTCAGAAGAAAGGCCACTATCGCCTATCAAATTGCTCGCGGGACTCCTTTATAGCTTCCATATTTTCTTTGGCCCAACCAACCAGTCCATGAATATATACCAACAATGACTTACCTCTTTCTGTAAGTTTGTATTCCACCCGAGGCGGTATCTCAGGATAAATTGTTCGAGATACGAGCCCGTCTGCTTCAAGAACACGAAGAGTTGATGTCAACATCTTTTGCGAAATTGAACCAATTGTTTTGTATAATTCATTAAAACGCATTTTTTCAACTCCTCCCAAAGCCAGCAAAACTAATACTGACCACTTGTCGCCAAAACGATCGAGCACATTACGGACCGGACAAGTTTCGTATCCTGAAAATATTCCCAATTCTTTTTCCATAGATAAAATACTGATAATCAACAAAACTTTCATCAAAGTAAGTATCTGTATAATTTGTACCTTATTGCAAATCAATAACTAACTATTTACCTTTGACTTACCAAAAGTAATTAAAAAACTTTAAGTAATTTAATATCAAAAATAAATTTAAAAAATGAGCAAAATATTAATTACAGGAGCAACAGGCAATTTAGGCAAACAGACCCTTCAATCATTAGTTTCAAAAACAGATGTCTCAAATCTCGCAGCCCTTGTTCGCGATGAATCAAAAGCAACTGATTTAAAAGAATTGGGTATTGAAATCAGAGTAGGTAATTATGACGACATTGCAAGCCTAACATCAGCTTTTCATGGAATTGACAAACTGTTTTTTGTTTCAGCAAGCGACATCGAAAAACGTTTACCTCAGCACAAAAACGTATTGGAAGCTGCCAAGGAAAATAGTGTTGAACATATCGTTTACACAAGTTTTGTAAGAAAAAATGAAACTGATTCTTCGCCGATTGCAGCCGTAGCCAAGGCACATATTTACAGCGAGGAATTTTTATTGGAATCGGGAATCGATTATACCATTTTAAGAAATACTTTATATATGGAATTTGCACCATATTTTATGGGAGATAAAGTTTTAGAAAACCGGATGGTATACCTGCCTTCCGGAGATGGCAAAGTAGCATTCCTGCTTCGTAGTGAAATGGCTGAAATTGCGGCCAATATCTTAACTTCAGAGGGCCATGAAAATAAAACTTATACACTGTCATCAGAAGAAGCATTTTCGTATGCTGACATCGCAAAAATAATTTCAAAAATAAGCGAAAAAGACATCAAATTTGTCTCTCCTCCGGTTGATGAATTTGTACAAACAATGCATAAAGCTGGTGTTCCGGAAGAAATGATTGGGATGAGTGTTGGTTTCGCACGGGCTATTCAGCAGGGTGAATTTGAAGCTACAAATCCTGAAATTTCAAAATTATTGGGTAGAAAAGTGGTTACGATAGAAGAATTTTTAAAACAGGTGTACGCGTAAGAGAGAGAATGTTGAAACGCCTTTATTCCGGTTCAGATTCCTGAACCGGATCTTTATATTATTTCTGTTTTAAAAGCCACTTTATTCTGTCAATCGAAAAAAAATAATGTACAAAAAC
This genomic interval carries:
- a CDS encoding winged helix-turn-helix transcriptional regulator; this translates as MEKELGIFSGYETCPVRNVLDRFGDKWSVLVLLALGGVEKMRFNELYKTIGSISQKMLTSTLRVLEADGLVSRTIYPEIPPRVEYKLTERGKSLLVYIHGLVGWAKENMEAIKESREQFDRR
- a CDS encoding homocysteine S-methyltransferase family protein → MKTIDKEKPGNIILTDSGLETTLIYHHNIALPHFAAFILLNNPQQKSLLDRYFRQHLDLAVRYKTGFVLESVSWRANSDWGYKLGYQDKELDFVNQKAIRQLFAIKNEYAGSVSPIYVSGCIGPRSDGYQIKHKMTPVEAKEYHINQVASFKKAKADFASALTMNYSDEAMGIVLAAREKKLPVVISFTVETDGSLPDGEKLDEAISRIDKDTQQYPLYYMINCAHPTHFVRQLVDADWTKRIRGIRANASCKSHAELDESVELDSGNKIELADWYTTIREKLPNLLVYGGCCGTDISHIENICQKIAV
- a CDS encoding tetratricopeptide repeat protein, which gives rise to MSEQLKKEIRVAVLPFHIFSSEEELSPLILGFTDDLIANLSKFIGLSVISQLSSYKIKNSASDEITGMLGVDYLITGSFRKSVESVRINIQLNRMTDKSVIFTKQYNDSLDNILQTQDTIIVQIVSILQKQIDYDILSFSYQKKKVELAAYENWLLGMSYLKKGSLRYDLKARNCFEEALKIDPYFARAYSGLSLSYFNEWSCQLWDRWDVNKKGAHNYALKALEYDENDYISLTVLGRTYLYSEEFEKAEHYVRKSLRMNPNDADNLIQVAFTLMYLGFANESVKLYEKANELNPLHQDDYFGYGSNFYFETGQFEKSLHLGKTVSSRNTWVDFPVYMAGIYFHLGDYENMEVQWRLFLERFKSHINKDSAINEREALVWHKNINPYKKNTNLKEFWNYIEKKLVQFLFSNKAPKQKKKLQGLNKMEKCGNCRIRE
- a CDS encoding NAD(P)H-dependent oxidoreductase, encoding MNILVVLAHPDKNSFNYTIAQTCIKQLIENEHSVIFHDLYRENFDPVLNTPEIPKNGAVDEIIKMHCEDLTKSDGIIIVHPNWWGQPPALLKGWIDRVIRPGIAYEFEEGDGGEGVPIGLLKAKTAVVFNTSNTSMDRENNIFLDPLETLWKNCIFDLCGVKEFYRKMFRIIVTSTTTQRKSWLNEVKTTVSSFFPLSEKFE
- a CDS encoding sterol desaturase family protein; translation: MPTPLQILLDPISLIIIGIYVALMIWEAVFPAVKLPEIKYWKLKGLTSFGVFFYLSSYLPLATDPFLEPFRLVDLTGFGTLGGALVGILLYEFGIFVWHWAMHKYDLLWRTFHQMHHSAERLDTYGAFFFSPMDMIGFTLLGSICFALLIGITPQAITVVLLVTNFFSIFQHANIKTPQWLGYIIQRPESHSIHHGKGIHKYNYSDLPVFDMIFGTFRNPKSYANETGFYSGASNKIWQMLTFKDIY
- a CDS encoding SDR family oxidoreductase; the protein is MSKILITGATGNLGKQTLQSLVSKTDVSNLAALVRDESKATDLKELGIEIRVGNYDDIASLTSAFHGIDKLFFVSASDIEKRLPQHKNVLEAAKENSVEHIVYTSFVRKNETDSSPIAAVAKAHIYSEEFLLESGIDYTILRNTLYMEFAPYFMGDKVLENRMVYLPSGDGKVAFLLRSEMAEIAANILTSEGHENKTYTLSSEEAFSYADIAKIISKISEKDIKFVSPPVDEFVQTMHKAGVPEEMIGMSVGFARAIQQGEFEATNPEISKLLGRKVVTIEEFLKQVYA